The Daucus carota subsp. sativus chromosome 2, DH1 v3.0, whole genome shotgun sequence genome includes a window with the following:
- the LOC108203887 gene encoding uncharacterized protein LOC108203887, translating into MDSVVLDEKSARQYLDRRLQENDVKGAIEFAIKGQDRFPKLKKLLHFLGNIVVQVSTDDEEIDWYSVLGVDPSSDIKTIKQHYVKLAKDNKLKSREVHKLLNRAWNTLSNKFTRGDYDARRSSRQIQQNASVVKQASSSKQLPQPEPVFDDATGDNISGLKPLPSATEAIQPVPGLNNIRGNNGEDLTSISAATNSIQPTPDVDNVLKNKECVPRSVSTVTPLVQQASGIQTVSGNNGRCLIQLAPSVNKVLGKKETGTMIVSSAKQSTQPVPGMYSVSGNIGIGPRLNISAVKPFQPDPDMSNVSGYSRSGSSKVSSARPSIQPAPSKYDMKKLLTEKARNVILNKLHELNAAARDKNEHNPADAIDDAATEGPNDDVLKTMEVPDSDFHDFDNDRTKESFAENQVWAVYDEDDGMPRLYALIRKASKRSSKLQVSWLNSAGNMEAELLKWINSGFHKTCGDFCIQKKQISIKLNSFSHRVTGWTKKANVFQIFPKKGDVWALYKNWSPEWNKHTTEEEKHKYDMVEVLADYDESKGVTIVPLVKVSGFKAVFCKNSDEKEVRVVPKGEIFRFSHKISSYLLTDQEATNLPNGSQELDPAALPLELLQVLH; encoded by the coding sequence ATGGACTCTGTTGTATTGGATGAGAAGAGCGCGAGACAATATTTGGACAGAAGATTGCAGGAAAATGATGTGAAAGGGGCCATAGAATTTGCTATAAAGGGGCAGGATAGGTTTCCAAAGCTCAAGAAACTTTTGCACTTTCTAGGCAACATTGTTGTGCAAGTCTCTACTGATGACGAGGAGATAGACTGGTACAGTGTCCTAGGTGTGGACCCTTCTTCTGATATTAAGACAATAAAGCAACATTATGTGAAACTGGCTAAGGATAACAAGCTCAAGTCGCGGGAAGTGCATAAACTTCTTAATAGAGCGTGGAATACCTTGTCAAACAAATTCACCAGAGGAGATTACGATGCCAGGAGAAGTTCAAGACAAATCCAACAGAACGCCTCTGTTGTGAAGCAGGCAAGCTCATCTAAACAGTTACCTCAGCCTGAACCTGTTTTCGATGATGCTACAGGAGATAACATAAGTGGTCTAAAGCCACTTCCATCAGCAACAGAAGCAATTCAGCCGGTACCTGGTCTAAATAATATCCGTGGAAATAATGGAGAGGACTTAACATCAATTTCTGCAGCTACAAACTCAATACAGCCGACGCCTGATGTGGACAATGTACTGAAAAATAAAGAATGTGTACCGAGGTCAGTTTCCACAGTTACACCGTTAGTCCAGCAGGCTTCAGGTATCCAAACTGTATCAGGAAATAATGGAAGATGCTTAATCCAGCTGGCGCCTAGTGTGAACAAAGTATTGGGAAAAAAAGAAACTGGCACAATGATAGTTTCCTCCGCTAAGCAATCAACTCAGCCAGTGCCTGGTATGTACAGTGTGTCGGGTAATATAGGAATTGGCCCAAGGTTAAATATCTCAGCTGTGAAACCGTTTCAGCCGGATCCTGATATGTCCAACGTTTCAGGATATAGTAGAAGTGGCTCAAGTAAAGTCTCCTCAGCAAGACCATCAATTCAGCCAGCTCCCAGTAAGTATGATATGAAAAAACTTTTAACGGAGAAGGCTAGGAATGTGATTCTCAACAAGCTCCATGAACTCAATGCTGCTGCTAGGGATAAAAATGAACACAACCCTGCAGATGCTATAGATGACGCAGCTACAGAAGGTCCTAACGACGATGTATTGAAGACTATGGAGGTTCCAGATTCAGATTTTCATGACTTTGACAATGATAGAACCAAAGAATCATTTGCTGAGAACCAAGTCTGGGCAGTTTATGACGAAGATGATGGAATGCCCCGACTATATGCTCTCATCCGAAAAGCATCAAAGAGGTCATCTAAGCTGCAAGTCAGCTGGCTCAACTCTGCAGGCAACATGGAGGCGGAATTATTAAAATGGATCAATTCTGGATTTCACAAAACCTGCGGAGACTTCTGTATCCAGAAGAAACAGATCAGTATTAAATTAAACTCATTCTCTCACAGAGTCACAGGATGGACGAAAAAAGCAAATGTATTTCAGATCTTCCCAAAGAAAGGCGACGTGTGGGCGCTCTACAAGAACTGGTCTCCTGAATGGAATAAGCACACAACAGAGGAAGAAAAGCACAAATATGATATGGTGGAAGTACTTGCAGATTACGACGAAAGTAAAGGAGTGACAATTGTTCCTCTGGTGAAAGTTTCTGGATTTAAGGCTGTGTTTTGCAAGAATTCGGATGAGAAAGAAGTGAGGGTGGTACCCAAAGGAGAGATATTTCGATTTTCCCATAAGATAAGTTCTTACCTGCTTACGGACCAAGAAGCTACAAATCTTCCAAACGGTTCCCAGGAGCTCGATCCTGCAGCTTTGCCATTAGAGCTTCTCCAAGTCCTACATTAA